From Chelatococcus sp. YT9, a single genomic window includes:
- a CDS encoding L,D-transpeptidase family protein → MRIVCTGTLILGLGSLGLGLSIVPAMTSQAFAQDVPPAVTDNAATLAPPSVSSVSELAPANHLPAALRREVSAQSASSVGVMAKPELFHVEPESEPASQSDGMPTGSLATPEDSSAVVFPEITVPDVVVSIPAETKGPIAGYLETRPVPGPTRLGKAEREAIGAFYAERAFMPLWLNGDTWTAGARALIATLEKAGEDGLDAADYPIPIINVLPKADRTEALAEADLKLSALAVTYARDARGGRLNPRRISALMTPTLDLPGADEVLRRLADAADTGKVLAGYNPPQPGYQALKAKLAEIRAAHPTTPMVRVPQGPALRVGMRDPRVALVRARFGLEGNDAIAYDERVAAAVATFQKENGLPANGVLNRQTVAAMSPPSTQRLNEADILVNMERWRWLPATFSDRYLIVNIPAYSMDLIKDGEVELTTRVIVGKPESPTPVFSHVMQHVIVNPYWNVPPSILRKEFLPALAKDPDYAARRGYQVIRRGNSISVRQPPGERNALGYIKFMFPNDHAVYLHDTPNRSLFNTERRAYSHGCVRVEQPFRLAEFVLGKDWPEQRMRKLIGKGERLIKLQEPLPIHLVYFTLSVDKTGRVTTRNDIYGFDRRMKQALDITG, encoded by the coding sequence ATGCGGATTGTTTGCACCGGGACTTTGATACTCGGTCTCGGAAGCCTCGGCCTCGGTCTGTCCATAGTCCCCGCCATGACGTCCCAGGCTTTCGCCCAGGATGTGCCGCCGGCCGTCACCGATAATGCCGCGACACTTGCGCCGCCCTCCGTTTCGTCTGTCAGCGAACTGGCGCCGGCAAACCATCTACCCGCCGCACTGCGGCGCGAGGTCTCCGCCCAATCCGCCTCGAGCGTGGGCGTGATGGCGAAGCCCGAGCTATTCCATGTTGAGCCGGAAAGCGAGCCTGCAAGCCAGAGCGACGGGATGCCCACCGGTTCCCTCGCCACACCTGAGGACAGCTCCGCCGTAGTCTTTCCGGAGATTACCGTCCCTGACGTGGTCGTCTCCATTCCTGCCGAGACCAAGGGTCCTATCGCGGGATATCTCGAGACGAGGCCGGTCCCCGGACCCACGCGGCTCGGCAAAGCGGAACGCGAAGCCATCGGCGCTTTTTACGCCGAGCGCGCCTTCATGCCGCTATGGCTGAACGGCGACACCTGGACGGCTGGTGCCCGCGCCTTGATAGCGACGCTTGAAAAGGCCGGGGAAGATGGCCTGGACGCAGCCGATTACCCGATCCCGATCATCAATGTCCTTCCGAAGGCCGATCGCACGGAGGCGCTCGCGGAAGCGGACCTGAAGCTTTCGGCACTTGCCGTCACTTATGCCCGCGACGCGCGTGGGGGCCGCCTTAACCCGCGCCGCATTTCAGCGCTGATGACGCCGACCCTGGATCTGCCCGGCGCGGACGAGGTGTTGCGTCGCTTGGCGGACGCCGCCGACACAGGGAAAGTGCTCGCCGGCTACAACCCGCCGCAGCCCGGCTATCAAGCCCTCAAGGCCAAGCTCGCGGAGATTCGCGCAGCGCATCCCACCACGCCGATGGTCCGTGTTCCGCAGGGCCCCGCGCTGAGGGTCGGCATGCGTGATCCGCGCGTGGCGCTGGTACGAGCCCGTTTCGGCTTGGAGGGCAATGACGCGATTGCCTATGACGAGCGTGTCGCAGCGGCTGTGGCCACGTTCCAGAAGGAAAACGGCCTACCCGCGAACGGCGTGTTGAATCGCCAGACGGTGGCGGCAATGTCGCCCCCGTCAACACAACGGCTCAACGAAGCGGACATCCTCGTCAATATGGAGCGGTGGCGCTGGCTGCCGGCCACCTTTTCCGACCGCTACCTGATCGTGAACATCCCTGCCTACAGCATGGATCTCATCAAAGACGGAGAGGTCGAACTCACGACGCGGGTGATCGTCGGCAAGCCGGAGTCGCCGACGCCGGTCTTCTCCCATGTGATGCAGCACGTCATCGTCAATCCCTACTGGAATGTGCCGCCCTCGATCCTGCGCAAGGAATTTCTCCCCGCTCTTGCCAAGGACCCGGACTATGCAGCGCGCCGCGGCTACCAGGTGATCCGGCGCGGGAATTCCATTTCGGTGCGGCAACCGCCCGGCGAGCGCAATGCGCTCGGCTACATCAAGTTCATGTTTCCGAACGACCATGCGGTTTATCTGCACGACACGCCGAACCGTAGCCTTTTCAACACAGAGCGGCGCGCTTACAGCCACGGTTGCGTGCGTGTGGAGCAACCATTCAGGCTTGCCGAGTTCGTGTTGGGCAAGGATTGGCCTGAGCAGCGCATGCGCAAGCTCATCGGCAAGGGCGAGCGGCTGATCAAGCTCCAGGAGCCCCTCCCGATCCACCTCGTCTATTTCACCCTCTCGGTGGATAAAACCGGCCGCGTGACGACGCGCAATGACATCTACGGCTTCGATCGCCGCATGAAGCAGGCTCTCGATATCACCGGCTAA
- a CDS encoding alpha-E domain-containing protein, translated as MLSRTADNLFWTARYIERADFLARILDATMRLTSVPVSYGATGTEWDSALATAGAAQAFRMRYDVANEFTVREFLAFSPDNPSSIRSCLAVARANARAVRTALTVEMWEAINDAWHELQKFDGKSMAPDDFARFLDWVKGVALAFDGSAYRTMLRSDAYWFLRVGSALERADNTARILDVKYHVLLPENEQVGGSLDYFQWTTILREVSALTSYRWVYRESVKPWLVADLLILNRQMPRSLIYCYDAVARHVDLMADSYGRRGASQRLAGSMLTKLSNMRIEDIFQSGLHEFITSFLAENNKLGAAIADQYLS; from the coding sequence ATGTTGTCCCGCACGGCCGACAACCTGTTCTGGACGGCTCGCTATATCGAGCGCGCCGATTTTCTTGCCCGGATCCTCGACGCCACGATGCGGCTGACCTCCGTGCCTGTCAGCTATGGCGCGACGGGCACGGAGTGGGACAGCGCGCTGGCGACGGCGGGAGCGGCGCAGGCCTTCCGCATGCGCTACGACGTCGCCAACGAGTTCACCGTGCGGGAGTTCCTGGCCTTCAGTCCCGACAATCCTTCCTCCATCCGCTCCTGTCTTGCGGTGGCCCGCGCCAATGCCCGCGCCGTGCGCACCGCGTTGACCGTGGAGATGTGGGAAGCCATCAATGACGCTTGGCACGAGCTGCAGAAGTTCGACGGCAAATCCATGGCCCCGGACGATTTTGCCCGCTTTCTCGATTGGGTGAAGGGCGTGGCGCTTGCGTTCGACGGCTCTGCCTATCGTACCATGCTGCGGAGCGACGCCTATTGGTTCCTGCGCGTCGGCTCGGCGCTGGAACGCGCGGACAACACGGCGCGCATCCTCGATGTGAAATACCATGTGCTTTTGCCGGAAAATGAACAGGTTGGCGGCAGCCTGGACTATTTTCAATGGACGACCATCCTGCGCGAGGTCTCGGCGCTCACCTCCTACCGCTGGGTCTATCGCGAGAGCGTGAAGCCGTGGCTCGTTGCCGACCTTCTCATTCTCAATCGCCAGATGCCCCGCTCCCTCATCTACTGCTACGACGCGGTGGCTCGCCATGTTGACCTCATGGCGGATTCCTACGGCAGGCGTGGTGCCAGCCAGCGGCTGGCGGGGAGCATGCTGACGAAGCTCAGCAACATGCGGATCGAGGACATCTTTCAGTCGGGGCTCCATGAGTTCATCACGAGCTTCCTCGCTGAGAACAACAAGCTTGGCGCTGCGATCGCCGACCAGTACCTGTCGTAG
- a CDS encoding circularly permuted type 2 ATP-grasp protein yields MRMTAFDEMHGFTTHTGETNVRVAYERLRTWLADTPADLLATRRSQAELFFRRIGITFAVYGEAEMSERLIPFDIIPRVLMKNEWEAVERGLRQRVNALNAFLRDVYGPRESIKAGVVPAELVYRNPYYRLEMVGRPVPHGIYVHMAGIDLVRVDEGTFYVLEDNVRTPSGVSYMLENREVMMRLFPNLFTAHRVAPVETYPDALLATMRSVAPSSAGRDPTVVLLTPGQFNSAFYEHSFLADKLGVELVEGSDLFVTDDVVYMRTTDGPKRVDVIYRRIDDDFLDPLVFRPDSILGVPGLMSAYEAGNVTLANAVGTGVADDKAIYSYMPEIIRFFLGEEPILGNVPTWRCREKEALSYVLDHLGELVVKEVNGSGGYGMLVGPHASMKELELFRRKLKHAPDNFIAQPTLALSTCPTFVASGVAPRHIDLRPFVLTGTNGVRIVPGGLTRVALKEGSLVVNSSQGGGTKDTWVLDA; encoded by the coding sequence ATCCGAATGACGGCCTTCGACGAGATGCATGGTTTCACCACGCACACCGGGGAAACGAATGTTCGCGTCGCCTATGAGCGATTGAGGACCTGGCTAGCGGACACCCCGGCCGACCTCCTCGCCACCCGCCGCAGTCAGGCAGAGCTGTTCTTTCGCCGTATAGGCATAACCTTCGCCGTCTATGGCGAGGCGGAAATGAGCGAGCGGCTCATCCCCTTCGATATCATCCCGCGCGTCCTCATGAAGAACGAGTGGGAAGCTGTCGAACGTGGCCTGCGCCAGCGCGTTAACGCGCTCAACGCCTTCCTCCGGGATGTCTATGGCCCGCGCGAGAGCATCAAGGCGGGCGTGGTGCCTGCGGAGCTCGTCTATCGCAATCCCTATTACCGGCTGGAGATGGTGGGACGGCCGGTGCCGCATGGCATTTACGTCCACATGGCAGGCATCGACCTGGTGCGTGTCGACGAGGGCACCTTCTACGTTCTCGAGGATAACGTGCGCACGCCGTCCGGCGTCTCCTACATGCTGGAGAACCGGGAGGTGATGATGCGGCTCTTCCCCAATCTCTTCACCGCGCACCGGGTCGCACCCGTGGAAACCTATCCCGATGCATTGCTCGCCACCATGCGCTCGGTGGCTCCGAGCAGCGCGGGGCGGGACCCGACGGTGGTGCTGCTGACACCAGGCCAGTTCAATTCGGCCTTCTATGAGCATTCCTTCCTCGCCGACAAGCTGGGCGTGGAACTCGTCGAGGGATCCGACCTCTTCGTCACCGACGATGTCGTCTATATGCGCACGACCGACGGGCCGAAGCGCGTCGATGTCATCTATCGCCGCATCGATGACGATTTTCTCGATCCGCTCGTATTCCGGCCGGATTCGATCCTAGGCGTGCCGGGCCTGATGAGCGCCTATGAGGCCGGCAACGTAACGCTCGCCAATGCCGTGGGAACCGGTGTCGCGGACGACAAGGCGATCTACAGCTACATGCCGGAGATCATCCGCTTCTTCCTTGGCGAAGAGCCAATTCTGGGCAATGTGCCGACGTGGCGCTGCCGGGAGAAGGAAGCCTTGTCCTATGTGCTCGACCACCTCGGCGAGCTCGTGGTGAAGGAGGTCAACGGCTCCGGCGGCTACGGTATGCTCGTCGGACCGCACGCGTCGATGAAGGAGCTCGAGCTCTTCCGCCGTAAGCTCAAGCACGCACCCGACAATTTCATCGCGCAGCCAACGCTCGCCTTGTCCACCTGTCCCACCTTCGTGGCTTCCGGAGTTGCCCCGCGCCATATCGATCTCCGTCCCTTCGTGCTCACCGGCACGAACGGGGTGCGCATCGTCCCGGGCGGGCTAACCCGTGTCGCGCTGAAGGAGGGATCGCTCGTCGTCAATTCCAGCCAGGGCGGCGGAACCAAGGACACATGGGTGCTCGATGCATGA
- a CDS encoding sigma-54 dependent transcriptional regulator gives MTSILIVDDDPVQRRLLEAMVRRFGYEAAIAETGQAALDKLSEQTASPFDLVVLDLVMPDLDGMGVLSAMRERGIDVPVIVQTAHGSIETVVSAMRAGAADFVVKPVGAERLQFSIKNALRTGALESEIRRMSRRAAGALSIKDITTRSADMGRALRLAERAARSMIPVLIEGESGVGKEVMARAIQGSGERRGKPFVTVNCGAIPENLVESILFGHEKGAFTGATDKHVGKFVEASGGTLFLDEIGELPLDAQVKLLRAIQEGEVDPVGGRKSIKVDIRLISATNKSLLDLVKRGQFREDLYYRLNVFPMTLPPLRSRPEDIPGLAMTFLARFAAEEGKRVRGLSQDALDMLTRYTWPGNVRQLENVLFRAVVLADGDELTMAEFPQIAAQMEGFEVRVPPAPPAEAVPAAPPLKEVVRVEVRDPSAIALLDGQGELRPLEEVEAEAIRFALRHYRGHMSEVSRKLGIGRSTLYRKLKDMGLLDNVDGGEPATDPG, from the coding sequence ATGACGAGCATCCTCATCGTCGATGACGACCCTGTACAGCGGCGCCTTCTCGAAGCGATGGTCCGCCGCTTCGGCTATGAGGCGGCGATCGCCGAAACGGGGCAAGCGGCCCTGGACAAGCTGAGCGAGCAAACGGCGTCCCCCTTTGATCTCGTTGTGCTCGACCTCGTGATGCCGGATCTCGACGGCATGGGTGTTCTAAGCGCGATGCGCGAACGCGGGATCGACGTCCCGGTCATCGTGCAAACGGCCCATGGCTCGATTGAAACGGTGGTCTCGGCCATGCGCGCCGGTGCTGCCGACTTCGTCGTGAAGCCGGTCGGCGCCGAGCGCCTCCAGTTCTCCATCAAGAATGCGCTGCGAACCGGAGCGCTCGAAAGCGAAATCCGGCGTATGTCGAGGCGCGCCGCGGGCGCGCTGTCGATCAAGGACATCACGACCCGCAGCGCCGACATGGGGCGCGCGCTCCGGCTCGCCGAGCGTGCCGCGCGCTCGATGATTCCCGTGCTGATCGAGGGGGAATCGGGCGTCGGCAAGGAAGTCATGGCGCGGGCCATTCAGGGGTCCGGGGAGCGTCGGGGCAAGCCGTTCGTTACCGTGAACTGCGGCGCCATCCCGGAAAATCTCGTTGAGTCCATCCTGTTCGGCCATGAAAAGGGAGCCTTCACCGGCGCGACCGACAAGCATGTCGGCAAGTTCGTCGAGGCGAGCGGCGGCACGCTCTTTCTTGATGAAATCGGCGAGCTGCCCCTGGATGCCCAGGTGAAACTGCTCCGCGCCATTCAGGAGGGCGAGGTCGACCCCGTCGGCGGACGCAAGTCGATCAAGGTTGATATCCGCCTGATCTCCGCGACCAACAAGAGCCTCCTCGATCTCGTCAAACGCGGCCAGTTCCGTGAGGATCTCTATTATCGTCTCAATGTCTTTCCCATGACGCTGCCGCCGCTCCGGTCGCGACCAGAGGACATCCCGGGTCTTGCCATGACGTTCCTGGCGCGTTTCGCGGCGGAGGAAGGCAAGCGCGTACGCGGCCTTTCCCAGGACGCGCTGGACATGCTCACCCGCTACACCTGGCCCGGCAATGTTCGCCAGCTCGAAAACGTGCTGTTCCGCGCCGTCGTGCTTGCCGATGGAGATGAACTCACGATGGCGGAGTTCCCGCAGATCGCTGCCCAGATGGAAGGATTCGAGGTGCGCGTTCCGCCCGCCCCGCCTGCTGAGGCCGTGCCAGCCGCGCCCCCGTTGAAGGAGGTCGTGCGCGTGGAGGTTCGCGACCCCAGCGCGATCGCACTGCTCGATGGGCAGGGCGAGCTCAGGCCCCTCGAAGAAGTTGAGGCAGAAGCCATTCGCTTCGCCCTCCGCCATTATCGCGGTCACATGTCCGAAGTTTCGCGGAAACTCGGAATTGGTCGCTCTACGCTTTACCGAAAACTCAAGGATATGGGGTTATTGGACAACGTTGACGGGGGCGAGCCGGCCACCGACCCAGGCTAG
- a CDS encoding transglutaminase family protein has protein sequence MRISIAHDTTYAYAIPARAVVQILRLTPRSHEGMRVMRWRVEVDVDGRLRLGEDSLGNITHTLSLAGPLAGVTVSVNGEVETVDTQGVVRGTVERFPDAVYLRTTPLTEADSAIRDFADGLLADHGPDSLALLHGLLTGIHRDIAFDPHPTEVTTTAAEAFALRRGVCQDLSHIFIAAARHLGIPTRYVSGHFMRNDGVTAQDAAHAWVEAKVPDLGWVGFDPANGISPTDAHVRVAIGLDYLGAAPVRGSRYGGGEERMDVKLTVQKAAQWQAQA, from the coding sequence ATGCGCATCTCCATCGCTCATGACACGACCTATGCCTATGCCATTCCGGCGCGCGCGGTGGTCCAGATCCTCCGATTGACACCCCGCTCCCATGAAGGCATGCGCGTGATGCGCTGGCGGGTGGAGGTCGATGTCGACGGCCGTCTGCGGCTAGGCGAGGACTCGCTCGGCAACATCACGCACACCCTGTCGCTCGCGGGCCCACTGGCCGGCGTGACGGTCTCCGTGAATGGCGAGGTTGAGACGGTTGATACCCAAGGCGTCGTGCGTGGCACGGTCGAGCGCTTTCCAGATGCTGTTTATCTGCGGACGACCCCTTTGACGGAAGCCGACAGCGCCATCCGTGATTTTGCCGATGGGCTTCTTGCCGATCATGGACCTGATAGCCTAGCGCTGCTGCACGGGCTGCTGACCGGCATCCATCGCGATATCGCATTCGATCCGCACCCCACCGAGGTGACCACCACCGCGGCCGAGGCGTTCGCGCTTCGGCGCGGCGTGTGCCAGGACCTGAGCCATATCTTTATCGCGGCGGCTCGCCATCTCGGCATTCCCACCCGTTACGTGTCAGGCCATTTCATGCGCAACGATGGCGTGACGGCGCAAGACGCCGCTCACGCGTGGGTGGAGGCCAAGGTGCCGGATCTGGGTTGGGTCGGGTTTGATCCGGCCAATGGCATCAGCCCGACCGATGCACATGTGCGCGTCGCCATTGGCCTTGATTATCTCGGCGCGGCCCCCGTGCGTGGTAGCCGCTACGGTGGGGGCGAGGAGCGCATGGACGTCAAACTCACTGTGCAGAAGGCCGCGCAATGGCAGGCACAGGCTTGA
- a CDS encoding M3 family oligoendopeptidase, translated as MSTVNAVDQLPEWDLSQLYPGLDSQEFAADLAKAGTESKAFADTYRGKLDALARGPDPSAALAEPLKAYEALEDLLGRIMAYASLVYAGDTTDPVRAKFYGDTQDRLTTASSDLLFFTLELNRIDEAVLAEAMKDGPLAHWRPWIEDIAKDKPYQLEDKLEQVFHEKSVTGRGAWNRLFDETMSSLRFKLDGQELTLEPTLNRLQDPDGEVRKRAADALAEVFKANLRTFALITNTLAKDKEISDRWRGFSGVADSRHLANRVEPEVVEALVTAVREAYPRLSHRYYALKARWFGMDALNHWDRNAPLPKLDLPAIPWLQARDTVLGAYGDFSPRMADIARRFFDERWIDAPVRPGKAPGAFAHPTVPSAHPYVLLNYQGKPRDVMTLAHELGHGVHQVLAAPNGALMAPTPLTLAETASVFGEMLTFRKLLAATTEPHQRKAMLAAKVEDMINTVVRQIAFYSFEFKVHTERRQGELTSDRLGEMWLDVQRESLGPAIRLGEGYETFWTYIPHFIHSPFYVYAYAFGDCLVNSLYGVYQRTPDGFVERYFDMLSAGGTKHHTELLAPFGLDARDPAFWQIGLSMIAGLIDELEAMDA; from the coding sequence ATGTCGACTGTGAATGCCGTGGACCAGCTGCCGGAATGGGATCTGTCGCAGCTTTATCCGGGTCTCGACTCGCAGGAGTTTGCCGCGGATCTTGCGAAGGCTGGCACTGAGAGCAAGGCATTCGCCGACACTTATCGTGGGAAGCTCGATGCGCTAGCCCGGGGCCCTGATCCAAGTGCGGCACTCGCGGAGCCGCTCAAAGCCTATGAGGCGCTCGAGGATCTACTTGGGCGGATCATGGCCTATGCCTCGCTCGTCTATGCCGGCGATACAACCGATCCGGTCCGCGCCAAATTCTATGGAGATACCCAGGATCGCCTGACGACGGCCAGTTCCGACCTCCTGTTCTTCACGCTGGAGCTCAACCGCATCGACGAGGCGGTGTTGGCCGAGGCCATGAAGGATGGTCCGCTTGCCCATTGGCGCCCGTGGATCGAGGACATCGCCAAGGACAAGCCTTACCAGCTCGAGGATAAGCTTGAGCAGGTGTTCCACGAGAAGTCCGTGACCGGGCGGGGTGCCTGGAACCGCCTGTTCGACGAGACCATGTCGTCGTTGCGTTTCAAGCTCGATGGGCAGGAGCTGACCCTCGAGCCGACCTTGAATCGCCTGCAGGATCCGGACGGCGAGGTGCGCAAGCGCGCCGCTGACGCGTTGGCGGAGGTATTCAAAGCCAACCTGCGGACCTTCGCGCTGATCACCAACACCCTTGCCAAGGACAAGGAGATCTCGGATCGCTGGCGCGGCTTTTCGGGCGTGGCCGACTCGCGCCACCTCGCCAATCGCGTCGAGCCCGAGGTCGTCGAGGCGCTGGTCACGGCCGTGCGCGAGGCCTATCCGCGCCTCTCCCACCGCTATTACGCGCTGAAGGCGCGTTGGTTCGGCATGGATGCGCTGAACCACTGGGATCGCAACGCGCCCTTGCCGAAACTCGACCTGCCCGCGATCCCGTGGTTACAGGCGCGGGATACGGTCCTCGGCGCCTATGGCGATTTCTCCCCGCGCATGGCGGATATTGCCCGGCGCTTCTTCGACGAGCGCTGGATCGATGCCCCTGTGCGCCCGGGCAAGGCGCCGGGCGCTTTCGCGCATCCGACCGTCCCCTCCGCGCATCCCTATGTGCTGCTCAACTACCAGGGCAAGCCGCGGGATGTGATGACGCTGGCGCATGAGCTTGGCCATGGCGTCCACCAGGTGCTGGCAGCCCCGAACGGCGCGCTGATGGCGCCGACCCCCTTGACCCTGGCGGAGACGGCCTCTGTTTTCGGCGAGATGCTGACCTTCCGCAAGCTCCTCGCCGCCACTACGGAGCCGCATCAGCGCAAGGCGATGCTGGCGGCGAAGGTCGAGGACATGATCAACACGGTCGTGCGCCAGATCGCGTTCTACAGCTTCGAGTTCAAGGTTCACACCGAGCGTCGGCAGGGCGAGCTGACTTCAGACCGCCTTGGCGAGATGTGGCTCGACGTGCAGCGCGAGAGCCTGGGGCCGGCGATCCGCCTCGGCGAAGGTTACGAGACGTTCTGGACATATATCCCGCATTTCATCCATTCGCCGTTTTACGTCTACGCCTATGCGTTCGGCGATTGTCTCGTGAATTCGCTCTATGGGGTCTACCAGCGTACGCCCGATGGCTTCGTCGAGCGTTATTTCGACATGCTCTCTGCCGGCGGCACGAAGCATCACACGGAGCTCCTGGCGCCGTTCGGGCTCGATGCACGCGACCCGGCCTTCTGGCAGATCGGCCTGTCGATGATCGCCGGTCTGATCGATGAGCTGGAAGCCATGGACGCCTGA
- a CDS encoding peptidase, translating to MTYCAGILVQDGLVFIADTRTNAGFDNISTFRKLHVIDVPGERVLGIATAGNLSISQSVLGLLREGVTVPGADLREKLVDAPTMFHAAQLVGHAVRQVRHEIGEALGEAQLAFDAAFLFGGQIKGGPMTLYMVYSAGNFIECGVDAPFLQIGEHKYGKPILDRAITFETDIYDALKIGLISMDSTMRSNLAVGLPIDLLMIRRDAHVVGLSHRIEAGEPYFTDLSQRWSDALKAAHMAIPRPPY from the coding sequence ATGACCTATTGCGCGGGTATCCTGGTTCAAGACGGTCTCGTTTTCATCGCCGACACACGTACTAACGCCGGGTTCGACAATATTTCGACCTTTCGCAAGCTGCATGTGATCGATGTGCCCGGTGAGCGGGTGCTCGGCATCGCGACCGCGGGCAATCTCTCCATTTCGCAATCCGTCCTTGGCCTGCTGCGGGAAGGCGTCACCGTCCCCGGCGCCGACCTGCGCGAGAAGCTGGTCGATGCGCCTACCATGTTCCATGCCGCGCAGCTTGTCGGCCATGCCGTCCGGCAGGTGCGCCACGAGATTGGTGAGGCGCTTGGGGAGGCACAGCTCGCGTTCGATGCCGCCTTCCTCTTCGGGGGACAGATCAAAGGCGGGCCGATGACGCTGTACATGGTCTATTCCGCCGGCAATTTCATTGAGTGCGGCGTTGATGCGCCGTTCCTGCAGATCGGCGAACACAAATACGGCAAGCCGATCCTTGATCGCGCCATCACCTTCGAGACGGACATCTATGATGCCCTCAAGATCGGGCTTATCTCGATGGATTCCACCATGCGGTCTAACCTCGCTGTGGGGCTGCCGATCGATCTGCTGATGATCCGGCGGGACGCCCATGTCGTCGGGCTGTCGCATCGAATCGAAGCCGGCGAGCCTTACTTCACCGATCTGAGCCAGCGCTGGTCAGACGCCCTGAAGGCGGCGCATATGGCGATCCCGCGGCCGCCCTATTGA
- a CDS encoding FMN-binding glutamate synthase family protein codes for MPDNLWGFILLTLFTALSLLGIWDLVQKQHSVLRNYPVIGHVRWLVEMIRPEIRQYLLESETEAAPFSRAQRSLVYRRAKEAPSDHPFGTLLDVYANDYEFIQQSLTPVETPDPRKFRITIGNDQCSQPYSASVFNISAMSFGALSANAIRALNKGAALGGFYHDTGEGSISPYHREYGGDIVWQVASGYFGCRDRDGRFDPERFAAQAKAPQVKMIELKLSQGAKPGHGGVLPGAKVTPEIAVTRGVPVGIDCISPARHSAFNTPLEMMAFLQTLRELSGGKPVGFKLCIGLPWEFMAIVKAMRVSGIVPDFIVIDGGEGGTGAAPVEFSDHIGVPMREGLLFVHNTLVGAGLRDKIRIGAAGKLVSAFDVAAVLAIGADWVNSARGFMFALGCIQSLSCHTNRCPVGVATQDVKRSRALVVPDKAERVRSYHERTVQALADMLGAAGLSHPDDLRPHHLVHRISSTELRQFDRMHYFAEPNDLIERRAAATFYQDNWDMAQAGSFARA; via the coding sequence ATGCCCGACAATCTCTGGGGCTTTATTCTGCTTACTCTGTTCACCGCGCTCTCGTTGCTGGGAATATGGGATCTCGTCCAGAAGCAGCATTCAGTGCTGCGCAACTATCCCGTCATCGGCCACGTTCGGTGGCTGGTCGAGATGATTCGGCCGGAGATCCGCCAGTATCTTCTGGAAAGCGAGACAGAGGCCGCCCCCTTTTCCCGCGCGCAGCGCTCGCTGGTTTACCGGCGCGCGAAGGAGGCGCCGTCCGACCATCCCTTCGGAACGCTGCTGGACGTCTATGCCAATGATTACGAGTTCATCCAGCAATCTCTGACGCCGGTTGAAACCCCAGATCCCAGGAAATTTCGGATCACCATTGGCAACGACCAATGCAGCCAGCCCTATTCGGCGAGCGTTTTCAACATCTCGGCCATGAGCTTCGGCGCCTTGTCCGCCAACGCCATCCGTGCGCTGAACAAGGGTGCGGCGCTCGGTGGCTTCTATCACGACACCGGAGAAGGCAGCATCAGTCCCTATCACCGCGAGTACGGCGGCGATATCGTATGGCAGGTCGCCAGCGGCTATTTCGGCTGCCGGGACAGGGACGGCCGGTTCGATCCGGAGCGGTTCGCAGCGCAGGCCAAGGCGCCACAGGTCAAGATGATCGAGCTTAAGCTCAGCCAGGGTGCCAAGCCGGGACATGGGGGGGTTTTGCCTGGGGCCAAGGTTACTCCGGAGATCGCGGTCACGCGCGGCGTGCCGGTCGGCATCGACTGCATTTCACCAGCGCGCCATTCGGCTTTCAACACGCCGTTGGAGATGATGGCGTTCCTTCAGACCCTCCGGGAACTCTCGGGCGGCAAGCCTGTCGGCTTCAAGCTCTGCATTGGCCTTCCCTGGGAATTCATGGCTATCGTCAAGGCGATGCGCGTGTCGGGGATCGTACCCGACTTCATCGTCATCGATGGCGGGGAGGGAGGTACAGGTGCCGCGCCCGTCGAATTCAGCGATCACATCGGCGTTCCCATGCGTGAAGGCTTGCTGTTCGTGCATAACACCCTGGTTGGCGCCGGACTGCGGGATAAGATCCGGATCGGCGCTGCCGGAAAGCTCGTGAGCGCTTTCGACGTCGCCGCGGTTCTCGCCATCGGCGCTGACTGGGTGAATTCCGCCCGCGGGTTCATGTTCGCCCTCGGCTGCATCCAGTCCCTGAGCTGCCATACCAACCGTTGCCCCGTCGGGGTCGCCACCCAGGACGTGAAGCGCAGCCGGGCGCTTGTCGTCCCTGACAAGGCTGAGCGCGTCAGGAGTTATCACGAGCGCACGGTTCAGGCGCTAGCGGACATGCTCGGGGCTGCCGGGCTCAGCCACCCCGACGACCTGCGCCCGCACCATCTGGTGCACCGGATCAGTTCCACCGAGCTCAGGCAGTTCGATCGCATGCACTATTTCGCGGAGCCGAACGACCTCATCGAACGACGGGCCGCAGCGACATTCTATCAAGACAACTGGGATATGGCGCAGGCCGGGAGCTTCGCCCGGGCCTGA